ATGCATCGCCGAGCGCGACGGCGTGTCCAGCGCGCCGGGCCGACGACGAAATGCTGAAGCATTTCGGAGGAGCGACTGGCGCGCTGGGCGCGCTGTCCCGCCGGCGAGGCGCGCGCAGTCATCTTTGCCGGACACTGCTAGTCCTCGATCTCACGGAACTGCACCGTGACCGAGTCGAAGCCGAGCGAGCGGATCAGGGTCTCGACCGTGCGGGCGGCGTTGCGCTCGGCGCGCGCGATGATCCCCCCGTCGATGGCCGCCTGCTCGAGCGTGCGCTCCGCCTCGCGGCGCGCGCGGGTCTCGAGGCTCTCGCGGCGTCGGGCCAGCAGATCGGTCTCCCGCGTGTGCACGTAGGTGCGCTCGTTGTCGAGCCGGGCGCTGAAGATCTCGACCGGCGGCAGCGTGATCGTGGCGTTGCGCCCCGTCGCGTCGATCACCACGTCCGTGTCGCGCAGCTGGCTCAGGTCCACCCCGGCCACCACGTCGGCCGCGGCGACGAGCAGGATCGAGTCCTCCGCCTCGACGAGCCCGAACACGCGCCGCTGGCGGCTCTCGAGGTCGATGACGCGCTCGACGTGATAGGAGGCGCTCTCGAGCCGGGCCAGATCGCGCACGGCCACGATGACGTTCGGGGTGGGGCGGACCTCGATCACCTCGGCCGGGGGCGGCTCGTCGGGGGAGAGCGCCATCGCGACCCAGCGCACCAGGACGCCCCCGAGGCAGCCGCCCACGAGCACGAGCAGCCCGATGGCGCCGTAGCGCAGGGCGGGGCCCGTGACGCGCGACGGGCTGGGCTCCGCGTGCTCCGCGTCTCGCGCGTCGTCTTCGGCGCTCGTCTCGTCTTCGCTCATCGACCCTCGAACGCGCGGAGGCGGGCCTCCCATTCGGGGCAACCGTAGAGATCGACGTAGACCTCGAGCGGCCCGCTCGGGCACGGCACGCGGTAGAGGTCGATGATGTGGCCCGAGCCGTTGGCGCCCACGTTCCCGACCCGCGCCTGCTGGCCGGCCTCGGGATCCCCGCCGAGCGGGTTGCCGCCGCCGGGGCACTGCACCTCGGACGCGACGAAGACGTAGCTGTCCATCGGGCCGCACGCGAGGACCGGGTCCTCGAGGCTCGTCCCGGAGCCGCGCCGCCCCGGGTAGGCGACGCCCGGCGCGCCCGTCGGGACGGGCGCAGCCACGGCCACACCCGCGCCCACGGGCTCCGGCGGAGGCGCGTTCTGGTTGGAGCGCGCCTCCCCGCCGGCCGTGCCGTCCGCGCGCGCGTACGTCACCTCGTCGCCCCCGCCGCAGCCGACCAGGCACGCGGCGAGCGCGAGCCCGAAGAGAGTCCGGTGCATGCCCCGGAGTCTAACAGCCCCGCGAGGGACGCGACCCGCCCTACTTCCGGTAGAGCGCGTCGAGGTTGGGCTGGTACTTCTCGATGACCTTGCGGCGCTTCACGCTCATCTTCGGCGTGAGGAGGCCGTTCTCGACCGTGAACTCCTCCGGCAGCAGCTCGAGCTTCTTGATCTTCTCGTACTGCTTGAAGTCGCCCGACGCCTTGTCGCACTCCTCGCGCATCAGGGCGAGGACCTTGTCGTTCGTCAGCAGCGCGTCGCGATCCTGGCCGAGGCCGTTCTCCGACGCCCACTTCTCGAGCGACGCGAAGTCCGGGACGATGAGCGCCACGTTGAACGGCTTGTTGTCGCCGAACACGAAGGCCTGGTTGATCATCGGCGAGAGCTGCAGGAGCTCCTCGAGCGGCGCCGGCACGACGTACTTGCCGTTCTCGAGCTTGTACTGCTCCTTGATGCGCCCGGTGATGGTCAGGAAGCCGTCGTCGTCGATGAAGCCCATGTCGCCGGTGCGGAAGCCGCCGCCCTCGACGAAGACCTTGTCGTTCTCCTCCGGCAGCCCGTGGTAGCCCTGCATGACGTTGTGGCCGAAGACGATGATCTCGCCGTGCTTCGGATCGCCCGTGACCTTGCGATCGATCTCGATCCGCACGCCGGGGATGGGCTTGCCCACGCTGCCGATCTTGCGAGCCCCGGGCCAGTTCGCGGTGGCGATCGGTGAGGTCTCGGTCAGGCCGTAGCCCTCGTAGACGGTGATGCCGAGGGCGTCGATGAACTCGGCGACCTCCTTGCTGATCGCCGCGCCGCCGCTGAAGGCGTACTTCAGGCGGCCGCCGAAGCGCGCGCGCACCTTGGAGCTGACGAGGTTGTCGAGGATCTTGTGCTTGAGGTCCACGAACCCGCTCGAGCGGCGCTGCTCGGCGAGCGACTTCTTCTGCTTCGCGGTCGCGATCGCGGCGTGGAAGAGCTTCTTCTTGAGGCCGCCGTCCTCCTCGACCTTCTTGAGCACGCCGTCGTGAATCTTGTTGAAGATGCGCGGCACGCTGAAGA
The Sandaracinaceae bacterium DNA segment above includes these coding regions:
- a CDS encoding DUF4230 domain-containing protein, which gives rise to MSEDETSAEDDARDAEHAEPSPSRVTGPALRYGAIGLLVLVGGCLGGVLVRWVAMALSPDEPPPAEVIEVRPTPNVIVAVRDLARLESASYHVERVIDLESRQRRVFGLVEAEDSILLVAAADVVAGVDLSQLRDTDVVIDATGRNATITLPPVEIFSARLDNERTYVHTRETDLLARRRESLETRARREAERTLEQAAIDGGIIARAERNAARTVETLIRSLGFDSVTVQFREIED
- a CDS encoding long-chain fatty acid--CoA ligase, yielding MRAQSGETMARDGSFQPRFESLVEIYEHAISKYKDQPLFGTKVGGDWQWMTYAEFQTHTDELRGGLAALGVGEDDVVACIANNRAEWAVGAYATYGLAARYCPMYESQLAKDWQYILDDAGAKVCIVANDEIREALEAFKDECESLEHIIVLGESKDDALTYDDVREMGRKKPAPLAKPSGDHIAGFIYTSGTTGKPKGVLLSHQNLASNVSAMHEVFPMGTEDRSLSFLPWAHSFGQTVELHGLFSMGASMGIAESVPKIIENLSEVQPTLLFSVPRIFNKIHDGVLKKVEEDGGLKKKLFHAAIATAKQKKSLAEQRRSSGFVDLKHKILDNLVSSKVRARFGGRLKYAFSGGAAISKEVAEFIDALGITVYEGYGLTETSPIATANWPGARKIGSVGKPIPGVRIEIDRKVTGDPKHGEIIVFGHNVMQGYHGLPEENDKVFVEGGGFRTGDMGFIDDDGFLTITGRIKEQYKLENGKYVVPAPLEELLQLSPMINQAFVFGDNKPFNVALIVPDFASLEKWASENGLGQDRDALLTNDKVLALMREECDKASGDFKQYEKIKKLELLPEEFTVENGLLTPKMSVKRRKVIEKYQPNLDALYRK